From Quercus lobata isolate SW786 chromosome 1, ValleyOak3.0 Primary Assembly, whole genome shotgun sequence, one genomic window encodes:
- the LOC115986787 gene encoding factor of DNA methylation 4-like → MSSSAEEDISEKNLKDYEYDQYSDLKKGRIKVKYSSTVYRCPYCPGKRKQDYYYKDLLRHASSFGRSTSRGLKEKAKHLALERYMKRYLDGQAHSEPAKKSESTSMPDGDKKFARSRRPLDVPVHSEHSKKSESTPTPDGDHPRRHHDVQGHSEPSKKSERHLLANGDQEFVYPWMGIVANIQTEWKEGKKVAESGSKLKDEFLRKGFNPLKVFPLWGYRGHTGFAIVEFKNDWAGFNNAMSFEKSFEVEHCGKRDYYGHENPGNKLYGWVARSDDYNSRGFIGDHLKKNADLKTISAKEAEDQRKASKLVSNLTNTLVSKSLHLEEMKNKYLETNASLNKLMTAKDTMLKKFNEQIRMVQQKSHNHFAQISLEHQKSTQRLEEQMKRLEQREKELQQREAQNETERRELHDEKKMVERATLEQKYADEKVLKLAEEQKIEKEKLHSKIIELEKKLDARQALELEIERMRGALHVMKHMGEDGDMEVKKNMDAIKEDLKEKEEELEHMEALQQALVIKERKSNDELQEARKELISGMREVSTRAFIGIKRMGELDNKPFLTAMKRKTSNEEAAQKAIELCSQWEDYLRDPSWHPFKIITDKEGNSKEEINDEDEKMKSLKNDGDDEVYEAVKVALMEMNEYNPSGRYIIQELWNFKEGRKATLKEGVLHVLNKWKSLKRKRR, encoded by the exons ATGTCTTCCAGTGCAGAAGAAGATATTAGtgagaagaatttgaaggacTATGAGTATGACCAGTATAGTGATTTGAAGAAAGGAAGAATTAAGGTTAAATATTCTAGTACAGTATATAGATGCCCATACTGCCCTGGGAAGAGGAAGCAAGACTATTACTATAAAGATCTTCTTCGACATGCTTCTAGTTTTGGTAGATCAACGAGTAGGGGCttaaaagagaaagcaaagcaCTTAGCTTTAGAGAGGTATATGAAAAGGTATCTCGATGGGCAGGCTCATTCAGAACCTGCCAAAAAATCTGAAAGTACCTCTATGCCTGATGGTGATAAGAAGTTTGCACGTTCTAGGAGGCCTCTTGATGTGCCGGTTCATTCAGAACATTCTAAAAAATCTGAATCTACCCCCACGCCTGATGGTGATCATCCAAGGAGGCATCATGATGTTCAGGGTCATTCAGAACCCTCCAAAAAATCTGAACGTCACCTTTTAGCCAATGGTGATCAAGAGTTTGTGTATCCTTGGATGGGCATTGTTGCAAACATTCAAACTGAatggaaagaaggaaaaaaagttgCTGAGAGTGGCTCGAAACTCAAGGATGAGTTTTTAAGAAAGGGGTTTAATCCTCTGAAGGTTTTTCCCTTATGGGGTTATAGGGGTCACACAGGTTTTGCCATAGTAGAGTTTAAGAATGATTGGGCTGGTTTCAACAATGCTATGTCATTTGAGAAGAGTTTTGAAGTTGAGCATTGTGGGAAAAGGGACTACTATGGACACGAAAATCCAGGAAATAAGCTGTATGGATGGGTGGCCCGAAGTGATGATTATAACTCAAGAGGTTTTATTGGTGACCATCTAAAAAAGAATGCTGATTTGAAAACCATTTCTGCCAAAGAAGCAGAAGATCAACGGAAGGCATCAAAACTTGTCTCGAACTTGACAAATACCCTTGTGAGCAAGAGTTTGCACCTTGAAGAGATGAAGAACAAATATCTTGAGACCAATGCATCTCTAAACAAATTGATGACGGCTAAGGATACAATGCTTAAGAAGTTCAATGAAC AGATAAGAATGGTGCAGCAGAAATCACACAATCATTTTGCACAGATCTCCTTGGAGCATCAGAAGAGTACACAGCGTTTAGAAGAACAAATGAAAAGACTTGAGCAGCGTGAGAAGGAATTGCAGCAACGTGAGGCTCAGAATGAAACTGAGAGAAgggagcttcatgatgagaaaaaaatg GTTGAAAGGGCTACCTTAGAGCAAAAATATGCTGATGAAAAAGTGTTAAAGTTAGCAGAGGAACAAAAG ATAGAAAAGGAGAAGCTTCACAGCAAAATTATTGAACTGGAAAAGAAACTTGATGCTAGACAAGCACTAGAGCTGGAGATCGAGCGGATGAGAGGGGCTTTACACGTGATGAAACATATGGGTGAAGATGGGGATATGGAggtgaaaaaaaatatggatgcaattaaagaagatttgaaggagaaggaagaagaattggaACACATGGAAGCACTTCAGCAAGCTCTTGTCATCAAGGAGCGCAAAAGTAATGATGAACTACAAGAAGCTCGCAAAGAATTAATATCA GGAATGAGGGAAGTGTCAACCCGTGCTTTTATTGGCATCAAGAGAATGGGAGAGCTTGACAATAAGCCATTTCTCACTGCAATGAAGAGAAAAACTTCTAATGAAGAAGCAGCTCAGAAAGCAATAGAACTGTGTTCACAATGGGAGGATTATCTTAGGGATCCAAGCTGGCACCCCTTTAAGATAATCACAGAtaaagaaggaaatagtaag gaagaaatcaatgacgaagatgaaaaaatgaagagtttgaagaatgatggtgatgatgaagTTTATGAGGCCGTCAAAGTAGCCTTGATGGAGATGAATGAATACAACCCGAGTGGTCGGTACATAATACAAGAGCTATGGAATTTTAAAGAAGGAAGGAAGGCAACGTTGAAAGAAGGAGTCTTGCATGTACTAAATAAGTGGAAATCTCTTAAACGAAAGAGACGCTGA